In the Helianthus annuus cultivar XRQ/B chromosome 11, HanXRQr2.0-SUNRISE, whole genome shotgun sequence genome, one interval contains:
- the LOC110889522 gene encoding transmembrane protein 50 homolog, with the protein MDVSELWAIFGPGVAGAVFGAGWWFWVDAVVCSAVKVSFLHYLPGIFASLAALMFNCVRRDDIDYSPYEEGEWRLKLWLFLAYVVSFVSLAASVGLLIQDALLPEGPSAWTGTAGVLQCVFVLISGLVYWTSHSE; encoded by the exons ATGGATGTGTCGGAATTGTGGGCGATATTCGGACCAGGTGTCGCCGGCGCCGTATTCGGTGCCGGGTGGTGGTTTTGGGTGGACGCCGTCGTTTGCAGTGCTGTTAAAGTCTCCTTTCTTCACTACCTTCCgg GGATATTTGCTTCTTTGGCTGCTTTGATGTTTAATTGTGTTAGAAGAGATGATATTGATTATTCTCCTTATGAAGAAGGCGAATGgag GTTGAAACTTTGGCTTTTTCTTGCGTATGTTGTGTCATTCGTCTCATTGGCGGCATCAGTAGGGTTGTTGATACAAGATGCACTTTTGCCCGAAGGCCCTTCAGCGTGGACTGGAACCGCCGGTGTTTTGCAGTGTGTATTTGTGTTAATTAG TGGGCTTGTTTATTGGACGTCTCATTCGGAGTGA